A window of Halomonas sp. H10-9-1 contains these coding sequences:
- a CDS encoding metal ABC transporter ATP-binding protein: protein MPDSRLGKAVIASPLAIQGLTVSYDHRPVVHSVDFITPPGSMSAIIGPNGAGKSTLLKAALGITRRLSGEVRVFGRPLEQEMRHLAFVPQRSSIDWDFPARVIDVVGMGLYRDLRWWQFGSRRLHRRAMESLARVGMEGFAERQIGQLSGGQQQRVFLARALVQEADITILDEPFAGVDAATEAAIIEVLKSLRDEGRTLLCVHHDLATVRDYFDHVLLMNVRRIAAGPVDEAFSEENLQATYGGRLSPVQLARLIESPRAAHKDGAGR, encoded by the coding sequence ATGCCCGATTCGCGACTCGGCAAGGCGGTGATCGCCAGCCCCCTGGCGATCCAGGGGCTCACCGTCAGCTATGACCACCGTCCGGTGGTGCACTCGGTGGACTTCATCACGCCGCCGGGCAGCATGAGTGCCATCATCGGCCCCAACGGCGCCGGCAAGTCGACCCTGCTCAAGGCGGCGCTGGGCATCACCCGACGCCTCTCGGGTGAGGTGCGGGTCTTCGGTCGCCCCCTGGAGCAGGAGATGCGCCACCTGGCCTTCGTGCCCCAGCGCTCCAGCATCGACTGGGACTTTCCGGCCCGGGTCATCGACGTGGTCGGCATGGGGCTCTACCGCGACCTGCGCTGGTGGCAGTTCGGTTCCCGGCGGCTGCACCGGCGAGCCATGGAGAGCCTGGCCCGGGTCGGCATGGAGGGGTTCGCCGAGCGCCAGATCGGCCAGCTCTCCGGAGGCCAGCAGCAGCGGGTGTTCCTGGCCAGGGCGCTGGTCCAGGAGGCCGACATCACGATTCTCGACGAGCCCTTCGCCGGGGTCGATGCCGCCACCGAGGCGGCGATCATCGAGGTCCTCAAGTCCCTGCGCGACGAGGGGCGGACCCTGCTCTGCGTGCATCACGACCTGGCCACGGTGCGTGACTACTTTGATCATGTGCTGCTGATGAACGTGAGGCGCATCGCCGCGGGCCCCGTCGATGAGGCCTTCAGCGAGGAGAACCTGCAGGCCACCTATGGCGGCCGGTTAAGCCCCGTGCAGCTGGCACGGCTCATCGAGTCGCCAAGAGCAGCGCACAAGGATGGGGCGGGGCGATGA
- a CDS encoding zinc ABC transporter substrate-binding protein, producing the protein MSLRRRVVCLATLLVSPLLVSPVLAEEEHRLRLVATTGMVADIVREVGGERVEVQGLMGPGVDPHLYRQTRSDVVAMTRADAVFWSGLSLEVQLAELLERLGQRSPVFAVAEAVPREALLADEAYPDQPDPHVWMDPGRWRHAVVAVRDALVELDPEGVAAFEASAEAYLEELDGLDAYAGEVLGTIPEESRVLVTAHDAFGYFGDAYGLEVLGIQGFSTESEAGLSRIETLVDLLVEREIGAIFVETSVSERSIRALIEGAAAAGHEVRIGGELFSDAMGPEGSYEGSWLGMLDHNVTTIARALDGDAPPAGWQGRLAQASPDTAEEE; encoded by the coding sequence GTGTCATTGCGTCGTCGAGTCGTCTGTCTGGCCACCCTGCTGGTTTCGCCGTTGCTGGTCTCGCCTGTGCTGGCCGAGGAGGAGCACCGGCTGCGCCTGGTCGCTACCACCGGCATGGTCGCCGATATCGTGCGGGAGGTGGGGGGCGAGCGGGTCGAGGTGCAGGGACTGATGGGGCCCGGAGTCGACCCCCACCTCTATCGCCAGACGCGTAGCGACGTGGTCGCCATGACCCGCGCAGACGCCGTGTTCTGGAGCGGCTTGAGCCTCGAGGTGCAACTGGCCGAGCTGCTCGAGCGCCTGGGCCAGCGGAGCCCGGTATTTGCGGTGGCCGAGGCGGTGCCGCGGGAGGCGCTGTTGGCCGATGAGGCCTACCCTGACCAGCCCGACCCCCATGTGTGGATGGATCCCGGGCGGTGGCGCCACGCGGTTGTTGCCGTGCGTGATGCGCTGGTCGAGCTGGATCCCGAAGGCGTCGCCGCCTTCGAGGCCAGTGCCGAGGCGTATCTGGAGGAGCTCGATGGACTTGATGCCTATGCCGGCGAGGTCCTCGGCACCATCCCCGAGGAGTCCCGCGTGCTGGTCACCGCCCACGACGCCTTCGGGTACTTCGGCGATGCCTACGGGCTGGAGGTGCTGGGCATCCAGGGTTTCTCCACCGAGAGCGAGGCGGGGCTCTCGCGTATCGAGACCCTGGTCGACCTGCTGGTCGAGCGTGAGATTGGTGCCATCTTCGTTGAGACCTCGGTGTCGGAGCGCAGCATCCGTGCCCTGATAGAGGGCGCCGCCGCCGCGGGCCACGAGGTGCGCATCGGTGGCGAGCTCTTCTCCGACGCCATGGGGCCCGAGGGCAGCTACGAAGGCAGCTGGCTGGGCATGCTCGACCACAATGTCACTACCATCGCCCGGGCCCTGGACGGCGACGCCCCGCCGGCCGGCTGGCAGGGCCGCCTGGCCCAGGCGTCCCCTGACACCGCCGAGGAGGAGTGA